TAGTTTCAAACCCTTTATAAGTAAAGTCCGAGGCAATGTTGTTAAAACGTTGCTGATATTCTTTGTCAATCATTCGGACATTATTTGTATCAGGGTTAACATATTCAGGTGCAATGATTGTTACATGCCCTCCTTCCAACTGACTAAACCCTAGTTGTTCAAATGTCAACCAATCATCAGGTACATATACGGGTGCCAACGCTTTTAATGACTGTAAGGCACTCAGTACATTCATGGAAGGAATTTCTTTTGTAGTACTGATAATTACATGTGCAGATGTACTGTCAAGTGCAACACCCAATGTGTCCATAGCCAAAGGAGTGAAGCTTTCTTGTGCAACCGTAAAGCCATCAGCATAATCATACTCTTGGAATACTTGAACGACACCACCCAACGACTCAAATTCATCTTTGTAAGCTTCAGCTAAAGCTTTTTCCTTTGTTGAAGCCCCATAAATGATATAGGCTTTTGCAGTGTCCTGCTGGCTATGTAAATACCTTGCAAGTTGTTTGCCTTGCGTATTGTAAGAAGCGGCAGTAAGGTATGATTGCTCTGAATCTTCCAGCACACGAGGGTGCATAGAAATAGGGTTAACCATTGGAGTACCCGTACTGTCAGCGTATCTTTTTACGATTGGAAGCATATCCCCATAAAGCGGTCCAATAATCAGGTCAATGTTTGCCATCACTGGAGAAGCCAATAATTGCTCTACGACAGCAGAATCTCTTTTTGTATCGTAGGCAAACAGCTCAATTTTGATACCTTCCTTAGTCAACTGTTCTTGACCGAGTTTGATACCTTGGTAGATGTTATAGACAAACTCGTTCTTTATTGATAAGGAAGTAGGATCAACTTTGTCTTCATAAAAAGGCATCATAACCCCAATATTGTAGACGTCCTTGATTCCAGCATTCATGACCTTTGTATAAGCTTCTTTTTGGTCGCCACCATATTGAGCAATCAGCTTTGTAGTTTGGGCTTCATCCCTTTTGTCCTTTGGTGTATGCAATGCTTTAGCCAAGAGACCTTTTCCTATTCTTTCTTGTTTTGGGAATTGGCTATACAGTTTTTGCATATCCTCATAGCTCAACTTTGCCCAAATACTTTTTTCAGAGGTTTTCGTAGCGTCATCCAGTTTCTTTGATGGAACGGAAGCCATAATCGTTGCGGCTGTCAGGAAGTCACCTTTATCAGCCAACATACCAGCTAGAGATACTTTGACCTCATTGATATTTTCCCAGTCTCCGTGTTCTGATACCAAATGCTCCAATGTATTGATCGCTTCATCCTCGTGGTTTGAGTTGAAACAAGCTGTCGCATAAAGGTAATGGCAGTATTCAACCAACAGGTTCTTTGGGTTGTCCTGATTGATGCTTTCTAGTACGATTCGTGCTTGTGCATACTTCTTCTGGTCAACCAGCTGCTTACCGTATTCATATTTCTTGCGAATGTCGGCTGCTGATTGTGCATTCAGGTTTCCCAGAATACCGAGAAGCGCCAGCCAAACCAAAAAGTATTTACTCATCATTATTTTATATTAGTCAGTTCTAGTAATAATCTAATTTATAGGCGGTAAAAATATCAAATAAAAACCACAGTAACCAATTAGAGCGGGTGTCGATGGTAGCCAATGTTATCTGATAACAAGAAAAAATATCATCGCATTTCTCGTGCCACTCAAATGATGTTGGGAGGAAAGGGAAAAATAATTTTTTTAGTCCATTATGGGATAGTTGAATTGTTAATACCTAAATACTCTTTTGCTACCTACTGAAAGTAATGAGAATAGCAATTAAGCGATGCGTTAGCTTATTATTTTAGATGTTTGAACTTTATCTCTATAACCGTTTTTAGGTGCACTTTTTTATGGTTTTAGATCAATGTTATTGATGAGGTATTGATTTTGTAAATTATCAAGAAAGTAGAGTGTTAGTAAAGGTAGTGCTTTTTTATAAGTGATAGTATGGTTGGGTTTTATTGCTTGTGTTGATAATGATGAGGTCTTGTAGTATTTGTTAAATTTGATTATGAGTGTTTTGTGTGTGGTTTTTTAGTCAAGTATGCCTGTCAGGTATGTTGATTTATTTGAAGGTTTGAGAATGTAGAGGTTAGTTTTGATTTTTTAAATGGAATTTTTTTGACTAATAGGAGTATTTTGAGATTTTAGTATTTGTAAATTCTAATTCATTATTAAATCAAATGTAACTTTTTAATTAAAGAACACATGTCAAATTACTTTTTTAGAATAATTAGTATTGCTACTCTACTAATGACTTCTCAACTGATTTTTGCCCAAAAACTAGTAGAAAAGGTTGAGTCAGGAGAAAATGACTGGACAATTCCTTACCAAAAATATGTTTTGGATAATGGCTTGACAGTAATTCTTCATCAAGATTTATCAGACCCATTAGTTCATGTTGATGTGACCTACCACGTAGGCTCTGCCAGAGAAGAATTAAACAAATCTGGATTTGCGCACTTCTTTGAACATATGATGTTTCAAGGTTCGGAGAATGTAGCGGATGAAGAGCACTTCAAAGTTGTAACTGCCTCTGGAGGTACACTGAACGGTACAACAAATAGAGACAGAACAAACTATTTTGAGACAGTTCCTAGTAACCAGCTGGAGACCATGCTGTGGCTGGAAGCAGACAGGATGGGTTATTTTCTGGATGCTGTGACACAGGAGAAATTTGAAGTTCAAAGGGCTACTGTAAAAAATGAAAAGCAGCAGAATTATGACAACCGTCCTTACGGTATGTTCAGAGAGAAAAATGCAGAAGCACTTTATCCATACGGACACCCCTATTCTTGGTTGACAATTGGACTTTTGGAAGACTTGGATAGAGTAGATGTGGCTGACTTGAAGAAGTTTTTCCTGAGATGGTACGGTCCCAACAATGCTACCTTGACTATTGGAGGTAATATAGATGTTAAGCAAACTTTAGCATGGGTTAATAAGTACTTTGGAAAAATTCCTGTCGGACCTGAGGTTGAAGACATGAAGTTGGAAGCGCCTGTTTTGGATAAAGACCGTTATGTGTCTTATGTAGATAACAATATCCGTTTTCCAGCCCTTCTATTTACTTACCCTACAGTTCCTGAGTTCCATAAGGATGAAGCCGCTCTTGAGTGTTTGGCTGATATTATTGGTCAAGGTCAGGATTCTTATTTCTACAAGAAATTTGTTTTGACTCAAAAGGCGATTCAGGCTTCTATTTTTAACCCTACTTCTGAGTTGGCGGGTGAGTTTACAATGTTTGTCCTTCCTTACCCAGGAACTTCATTAAGTGACTTTGAAGGAATGATGAGAGAGGCATTAGTAGAGTTTGAGCAGGAAGGCGTTTCAGATGAGGACCTGCAAAAGTTCAAAGCCAAAAAAGAAGCTGGAGCATTAAGAACATTAGAATCAGTTAGAGGTAAAGTATCTAGCCTTGCGCACTTTGAAACATTCTTGGATAACCCTAACTATTTCCCAGAGTCATTGAAGAGTTATCAGGAATTGACCAAGGAAGATGTGATCAGGGTATACAACAAGTATATCAAAGGTCAGTATGCAGTTATTCAGAGTGTGTTGCCTAAAGGAATGGAAAATATGGCAGCTAAACCTGACAACTATCAAGTGGACAAGACTGTTAAAAACACATTTCCGACTACAGACTATGCTAAGGTGGCAGAAAGAAAGTCGCCTAAAGATGACTTTGACAGAAGTGTAAAACCAAGTCCAGGAGCAAACCCAACAATAGAAGTACCTCAATTGTGGAAAGAGACATTTGCGAACGGCATCAAGATCATTGGAACTGAAAATAAGGAGACTCCATCCGTTACATTGAGATTGTACATTGAAGGTGGACATCTTTTAGAAAAAGACAATCTGGATAAGGCCGGTATTGCATCTCTGACAGCTTCATTGATGGGTGAAGGGACAGAAAACTACTCTGCAGCTGAGTTTGAAAATGAGTTGGAAAAACTGGGAAGCTCGATTTCAGTTGGAAGTGGTCAGTCAGGCACTTATATCAGTGTAAACACATTGACGAAGCATATAGACAGAACACTGGAGTTATTAGAAGAAAGGCTCTTCAGACCTAAGTTTACAGAGGAAGACTTAGCTAGAGTAAAGAAACAGACTCTGGAAAGTATCAAGGCGAGTAAAAAACAGCCAGTGCCGATTGCAAACAGTGTATTTAACACAGTATTGTATGGTAAAGGTAATGTACTGGCAATATCATCTGAGGGTACAGAAGCATCTGTCGAGGCACTTACCTTGGAGGATGTCAATCAGTTCTATAAAGAAAGTTATGTTCCTCAACTATCACAGTTGGTTGTGGTGGGAGATATAACTAAGGAAAGTCTGTTGGCTAAAATAGATTTCTTGTCAACATGGAAAGCAAATGACCTTCAGGCTCCTACAATTGAGGTAACTCCAAAAAATGAAGGTACAGTACTGTACTTGGTAGATAAGCCAAATGCTCCTCAGTCTGAAATCAGGATAGGTTACGTGACCAACTTGAAATATGATGTAGAGGGTGAATACTTTAAGTCTACGCTGATGAACTACCCATTGGGTGGAGCATTCAACAGCAGAATTAACCTGAACCTGAGAGAGGATAAAGGATGGACATACGGAGCCAGATCAAGTTTTTATGGAGATAAGTTGACTGGAGAGTTTGTAGCATCAGCAGGAGTTAAGGCAGTGGCAACTGACAGTGCCGTGTATGAGATGATGTCTGAGATTCAAGAGTACTATAAGGAAGGCATTACACCGGAAGAGCTTGATTTTATGAAAAGTTCTGTTGGCCAAAAAGATGCGTTGAAGTATGAGACGCCAGGTCAGAAGGCTGCATTCCTAAATAGAATCATTCAATATGATTTGTCAGAAGGTTATGTGAAGAAGCAGAATAAAATCATTTCCAAGATCAAGGCTGAAAACGTTAATGAGCTTGCCCGTAAATACCTTGACCCATCAAAGATGGTGATCATTGTAGTAGGAGATAAAGCATCATTGAAAGATAAATTGGCTCGATTGGGTTATGAAATTGTGGAACTGGATGCAGATGGAAATGAAGTGGCTGTAAAGTAATTGCAGTTTGATTAGAATTTACAAATGAATTGGAGGTATTTGACAAAAGTCAGTGCCTCCAATTTTTTTGTTTTTGCTATTTATGAATGAGGAGGCGATTAGTGATTGAAATTCATTTTCAGTAACAATGTGTAGTAAATAGTAAATTACACATTGATTGATTTTTTATTTTTGTAGGCTGAAGAGGTTAATGTGTGTTAGTTTTTTGGTTACAAAATGCTCTTAAAAGTGAGGTTAAGCGGTTAAGAAGTGATTTTGTAAGTAGAACTTTGTGTTGAGCATTATTTTGGTTTTTATTTTATGTAAATTAGGGCATTCCTTTAAATAGCTAATTGTTTTAGACCTAATCTGCCTTTTGGATTAGGTCTTTTTTATATTTCGTTAATGTTATAGTGAAACTGTGTATTTAAAATATAATTCATTGTGTGTATAATGAAACAACAAACTTGTTAGGTGGTTTGAAATTCAAAATGCATTTCTTTAATCAATTATGAACTATCAAGTGTTTGAGTTAATATTTTTTAATATTTCTATTTGATTAGGGTAAAAATGAATACACAGTGAAGTCATTTCTTTGGGGACTCCAAATAACTAAACGAAATGACTTTATGAAAAAGCTACCTATTTTGATGACGGCCCTGTTAGTAGCAGGGGCTATTACTTTTAGTTGTGAAGGTCCTGAAGGACCACAGGGACCTGAAGGTTCAGCAGGTGCAGATGGATCGGATGGTTCTGATGGCTCAAATGGCAGAGACTTGACAGAAGAGACGCTAATGCCACTTGAAGTATCAAAAACACCTACTAGTCTTTTGAAATTATCAGGAGAGTTCTCTAATGCGACACTTGAAGTGGTTCTTTCTTCAGAGGATGTTATTCCTGGCTCTCCAGAATTTGTATATGGAAGTATGGCAGATGGCGCTGGTTTGTTGCAGGATACAGACACTTCCTTTATGCTGATCAATAATATTGAAGCAGACTACTCAATTGCTAGAATCTTACTTAATAAAGATCTGAAGCCTTTTCATGGTGAGTATATTGTCAATGCGAACGCAACGGCATTTACAGCACAGTGTTCTGGTAGTATGATTACTCCTAAAGAGCATGGTTTTGGTCCTCTTTACCTTTCAGGTGGTGAGTGGGGTGGAGCTTCCAATGGGGTTTTCGTAACCAGTCCTTACAAAAGTGCTTCTGATGCTAGCTTTGCCAACATGCTTCCTGCGATGGGACAGTGGTCAACTGAAAATGCAGTGGCAATCGGTAAAGATGCATTTCCTGGGAAAACGGTAGTGTTTATTGGTGATGACCACAGTGACAATTCGGTTCCATCTGGTCAGCTAGGTATGTATGTAGGCCCATTTGGTAACCTGAATGCTGGTAAACTTTACGGTTTGAAAGTAACTACAACAGGAGTTACGTATGAAATGGATATGGACGAGGGGGTTGAGTATGATGTTGAGTTTGTTGAGTTGCAAGAAACAGATATGGACTTACTTGATGCTGAGGCAAAGGCAAAAGGGGTAATGGGCTTCTCACGTCTTGAAGACATCGATTGGAGAAGAGGAGACGCTTCGGCACAAAGAGAGATTTACTTCTGTGTGACTGGTAGAAACAAGGAATCTCTAAATGGATTGGGTTCTTTGACTGGTCGTGTATACAAAGTAACCTTGAATGAGAATGATCCAACTGGCGCAGGAAAAATTACATGTGTATTGGATGGTGACAAGGTAGGTGGTAAAGCAGAGATGTTCCATAGCCCTGACAATATCGTGGTAACTGAGAACTACGCTTACATTCAAGAAGACCCGAACGGTGTAGTAAATTCTTACCCTAACAAGGTGGCTGCTGATCACTTTGCAAGACTTTATCAGTATAACCTGAATACAGGCGAGCTGAAAACAGTTTTGGAGTGTAACCAGACTGAAGCAGAAGCACTAGGATACGGAACAACAAACTCTATTTGGGAGATCACAGGTATGATCGATGTGACGGATGTGATTGGGAGCACAGAAAGTACTTTCCTTTTCATGACACAAAATCACGGATGGGTGCCGGCTGAAGGTGCTTTCACTGACCCTACTGCATTCCCTGACGTTGCTAATTCTCCGAAAGAAGGAAGTGTACTTTTCGCTATTAAAGGTTTGGAAAGATAATTTTGACAATATCATGAGTACATTTTTTAAATGTATCAAAGAGGAGGCTTGGATCATAACAAGCCTCTTTTTTGTGTTTTTGATTGGATGTAATACAGTAGAAGAGAAAGCGGAAACACCGGAAGAGATTTTTGCTGTCTTGGACAAAGTGTATAAGGCAGATTTGGATAGCTGTATTTCTTTTGCAGAAGCATTGCAACATAGCTCAACGCAGAAAGACATTGAGCAACAATTCTTAAATGCTCGCACATATTTCAAGAAAATTGAGCCAATTCTCTCATTTGTGGATGTGGAGAATTATGAAACACTCAACCAGCCTAACCTTTTGCAAGTTGAGGAAGAGGATGCGACCAATATTAAGATTTCAGAACCCCAGGGTTTTCAGGTACTGGAAGAAATAATCTTTGCAGATACTTTGGATATAGTGCAGCTTCAGGCCAAAGCTGAATTTGTGGCAAGTCGTCTGAAGTTGATCAGAACCAATACAAAATTGACAGGGTATAAGCCTTACCATTTCTTATGGATGGTCAGAAATGCGATTGTCAGGGTGGCTTTTACAGGTATAACAGGGTTTGATTCCCCTGTTCTTGCTAACTCATTGGATGAGGCTAAGCAAGTTTACGGTAGTCTTCAAAAGTACCTGATACATTTTGAACCCATATTTGCTGACTCAGAAATATATAAGGCTTGGCAGGAAGAGATCAATGCCACAGTGGAAGCATTGTCAGGAGACTTTGACACCTTTGACCGATTCCATTTTATCAAAGACCATACGCATAAACAGGTTGAACTTTGGAACCAAACGGTTAAAGACTGGCAAGTTGAATTTCCTTTGGAGTTGGCATTAAAGAATGATGCAGCAAACCTATTTTCTGCTGAAGCCTACAATATGAAGTTCTTCTCTAGCAGGTTTGCTCCTGAGATAGATGAACAGACAGTAGCTTTGGGAGAACAACTTTTTTATGATACAAACCTTTCATTGGGTAAAGGGCTAAATTGTGGCAGTTGTCACCAGCCAGCACTTGCTTTTACGGATGGAAAAGCAAAATCAATTGGGCGTAATGGGATGGAGCTGGAAAGAAACTCGCCAACGCTGACCTATGCAGCTTTTCAGAAAGGCTTCTTCTTTGACAAACGTGCAGGTAATTTAGAAGGGCAGATCGTTAATGTAGTCAAAAGTGAGATGGAGTTTCATACAGATATGGATTACATCACGCAAGCGGTCAAGAATAATAAGAATTATCAAAAATCATTTCAGCAGGTATTTAAGGATAGTATTTCAGAACGAAATATTAGGAGCGCATTGGCTACGTATGTGAGAAGCTTGGCTCCATTTAACTCAAAGTTTGACAGAAATATAAAAGGAGAGGAAGCTACTTTTACGGAAGAAGAGGTCCTTGGTGCAAACTTATTTTTGGGTAAGGCAGCTTGTGCTACCTGTCATTTTCCTCCATTCTTTAATGGAACAGTTCCTCCACGATTCAAGGAAACAGAATTGGAGTCATTGGGGGTACCCGCTACTGCTGCGAATGACCGAATTGATACTGATCCAGGGAGATGGAATGTCTTTGGGACAGAAGAAAAACGACACTTTTTTAAAACTTCAACGGTTCGCAATATCGCTTTGACAGCTCCTTATATGCACAACGGAGTATATAAGACATTGGAAGAAGTGATGGATTTCTATAATGTAGGAGGAGGTCAAGGTTTGGGTTTGGATGTGCCGTTGCAAACACTTCCTCCTGATTCGTTGAACCTAACTGAAGCAGAGGTACAGGCGATTATAGCATTTATGAAGACGCTAACAGATCAACAAATAGGAGCGTTGACAGCAAAGGTTGAGTAAGTGTTGTCTAAAATATGAAAGACCTGCCCATCTTATTGAGCAGGTCTTTCTCATTATTTATCTTGATGAGTGAGTGTCTATCTTCTTTTTCCTCCACCGATAGTAAAGCCCAAGTTGAAGGTTGCAAAATCAGCGATGCCTTCCCCAGTCATATGATAAGCTACTGATAAATCAACAGGACCCATTTGTAGTCCCAGCTTTGGAGCCAAACCATAATTGTTAATTGGCTCTGATTCAAAACTGTCAATACTTGAGAAGTTATCGTCGAATTTGTAAGTAACGGCAGACATCTTATACATACCTACTCCTAGCCCGATAAATGGTCTTACGACACGGTCTGAAAAGTAAAACTCTCCAGTCAGTAATACAGGAATGATAGTAGGGTCAGATGGTTCAATAGCTCCCTCTGGAAGGTCTTCCACTTGAAGTTCTTCTGCTGAAGATAGTATTACTCCTGCTTGAAGACCAACTGAAAATTGCTCATTTACATTGTATTGTGGGTGAACGTAGAAGCCAACGCCATCTCCACCTAATCCTTTGTCAGTTGACAATGCATACAGACCAGCCAATCCTACTTTGAATTTGTTGTCTGATTTATGCCTTCTTCTGTATTGTGCTTGCGTATCGTTAACCGCAAGTAGGGTTATTATTAGAATTAATAGGGTAAAGAGTGATTTTTTCATTTTTCAAATGGTTGTAGAAAAAGTGGTTTCTGATTTTAGAATTAAATGCATGAAATATGATAACGGTTTTGACAGCAAAAAATTGACCATAATCGTTGTCTGTGTGTATGAAAGATAATTGCGGTTAAAACAGGTTGTTAGAAGCGTTTTTAAGAGTTCAGTTGGGGACGTTAGCTTTTACCAGCTTTTCAAATTGCCGCTTAATTCCGGCAGAAAGCGGGTCTGTATAGTGACTTTGTGTCATAAATTCGATTTCATTTTTCAGCTCAGGGTATTTCTGTGCTATTGTCGCAATAAACTTGAAAGCAGTTATACGAACAGAAGCACTTTTTCCTACTTTTTCCCAAATAGCAATACAGATATCCAACAGTTTGGTTTCTTGTTCTTCATTCAAATCAATTTTTTGAAGCAACTTCAGTAACTCTCTCTGGTGGCCATCAGGTCTAAAAGGGATCGTATCAATAATTTTATCTTTAAACGGTTCAACCCTACTGTCATTAGTGTTCATACAATGTCCTATAAGCCATGTGGCACGCCATGCTAAAGGTTGTTCGTCAGTAACAGCAACTTTTATAGCATCAACAAACTGATCCTGATACAGCTTTAGGAATGAGATCATTTCCTCTTTGGTATGACGTTGAGCAAGTAGCTGAGTAAGTGATGTTTCCATTTTGTGTTGGTTATAAGGTTGAGTATGTATTCAAGCTTTGCTAATACAAAAAAAGCACTTTGAATAACATGTATCCAAAGTGCTTGTAAAATCTATTGTAGTAACTGGAACCCAGTCTCTATAATTATTCCCACTCAATAGTTGCTGGTGGTTTTGAGCTAATGTCATACACTACTCTGTTAACACCTTTCACTCTATTGATGATGTTGTTACTTACTTCTGCCAAGAACTCATATGGAAGGTGTACCCAGTCAGCTGTCATACCATCAAGGCTGGCAACTGCTCTAAGTGCTACTACATTTTCATATGTTCTTTCATCACCCATTACACCAACTGACTGAACAGGTAACAGCATTGCACCTGCTTGCCATACGTCATTGTAAAGGCCTGATGACTTCAGTGAAGAAATGAAGATGTGATCCACTTCCTGTAGTACGCGTACTTTTTCAGCAGTGACATCACCCAAGATACGGATACCAAGGCCTGGACCTGGGAATGGGTGACGTTGCAAGATCGCATCGTCAATTTCCAAAGTGTGACCTACTGCTCTTACTTCATCTTTGAAAAGCGTGTTCAGAGGCTCAACCACTTTTAGTTTCATATAATCAGGTAGACCACCTACGTTGTGGTGTGACTTGATAGTTGCTGAAGGACCTTTTACTGATACTGACTCAATTACGTCAGGGTAAATAGTACCTTGTCCTAACCATTTAGCGTCATCTACCAGTTTTGACTCTTTTTCGAAAACGTCAACGAAAACTTTACCGATCGCCTTACGTTTAGCCTCAGGGTCTTTTACGCCTTCCAGTGCTGCGTAGAATTCATCTTTCGCATTTACACCTTTTACGTTCAAGCCCATGTGCTTGTAAGAATCCAGTACGTCTTCGAACTCATTCTTTCTAAGCAGACCATTGTCTACGAAGATACAGTGCAGGTTAGCGCCAATTGCTTTGTGTAATAACACTGCAGCAACAGATGAATCGACACCACCTGAAAGACCTAGGATCACTTTGTCATTACCTAGTTGTTCTTTCAGTTCAGCAACTGTAGTATCTACAAATGACTCAGGAGTCCAGTCTTGTGAACAACCACAAACACCTACCACAAAGTCTTGCAACATCATTTTACCGTCAGTGGAGTGTGTTACTTCAGGGTGGAATTGCAGACCGAATGTGTCTTCACCTTCGATGCGGTAAGCGGCAACTTTTACATTACTAGTACTAGCAATGATCTTGAAGTTTTCAGGAAGTTCAAGAATGGTGTCACCGTGTGACATCCATACCTGCGAGTTTTCAGGAATACCTTTCAGCAAAGGGCTGTTGTGGTATATGAAATCAAGGTTGGCACGTCCGTACTCTCTTACTTCAGAGCGGGCAATTTTACCACCATTCTGGTGAGCCAACATTTGAGCACCATAACAAACACCCAGCAAAGGCATCTTACCTCTGATATTAGAAACATCAAAGTTGGGAGCGTCTTCTTCCAATACAGAGTGAGGGCTACCTGACAGGATAACACCTTTATACTCTGAGTGGTCGATTGCCGGAGTATGGTTGTATGGATAAATTTCGCAGTAAACGTTTAGTTCCCTGATTCTGCGGGCAATCAGCTGTGTATACTGAGAGCCAAAATCGTAGATTAGAATTTTGTCTGCCATGAGCTTGGAAAGGAGTGATCTTATTCTAAAATCCCTATTTTACTTTATGGGGTGCAAAATTACACCATTTATATTAAAAACCTTGTGAATGAGAATGAAAGTAAAAATTCTTGCTAGCTAAAATAGTAAAAGTAGGCTAATTAGATCATTGCGGTACCATACCGCATAGGGTTATCAATGTTGTGGGTTTGATTAAATTGATTGTGAGGGATTTTTGAATTTGGAATTACTGTTTTTCAAACGCATTTTTATACAGATTTTTTACCTCTGTTAATTAGAGGTAATAGTACTTTTTAAGTAGTCGCAGATTATTTTTTAAATCTTTTTTATCTAAATCCTATTTCAAAATGAAAACATTAAAAATTTTAATGGGGATGCTGTTTGCTGCCAATATGGTATCAGCACAAGCAGTTATCCAACCTGATTGGACTGTACTTTCTTCTAAATTTGTTTATGACAAACAAGAATTGAAAGAAGAGGAGTTTAAAGACTTTGAGAACATCTCAGACATTTCTTTTGCAAAAAATGGAGATATTTATTTTGCAGCGGACAAACATTCACCATCAGTTTTTAGAAATGGTGAACTAAGTGTCGTGGATGTACCTGATTATAAAGAAGGGCTTGGAAGTAGAATTGGAGAAGATGGACATGGTAACCTATGGGTGTCAAATTTTCATCAGCTCTTATATCGTACGCCTGATGATGAGTGGCATAATGTAGAATTGACAAAAGAGAAGGATGTAATTTCAGCAGGCGATATTCCGATGATGAATATCACAGATATGGTTGCGTCAGATAAAGGAGTATATGTCACAGGGTTGCAACAGTATAAGCATACAAATAAGCTGGGTATAATACAGTGGCTACAAAAATATGATGGTGTAGCTTTCTTTGATGGTACCGATTGGAAAATGCATACTCTTCCAGATAGCATGAGTAATATGGCTTTGTATAACCTTGAAATAAGCCAATCAGGTAGTCTTACAGCTATTGGGTTGGAGTATTGGGCTGTATCTGATACTTATTCATATTTTCTTGTTGAGTTGAAAGATGGAGAATGGACA
This portion of the Limibacter armeniacum genome encodes:
- a CDS encoding ABC transporter substrate-binding protein, whose product is MSKYFLVWLALLGILGNLNAQSAADIRKKYEYGKQLVDQKKYAQARIVLESINQDNPKNLLVEYCHYLYATACFNSNHEDEAINTLEHLVSEHGDWENINEVKVSLAGMLADKGDFLTAATIMASVPSKKLDDATKTSEKSIWAKLSYEDMQKLYSQFPKQERIGKGLLAKALHTPKDKRDEAQTTKLIAQYGGDQKEAYTKVMNAGIKDVYNIGVMMPFYEDKVDPTSLSIKNEFVYNIYQGIKLGQEQLTKEGIKIELFAYDTKRDSAVVEQLLASPVMANIDLIIGPLYGDMLPIVKRYADSTGTPMVNPISMHPRVLEDSEQSYLTAASYNTQGKQLARYLHSQQDTAKAYIIYGASTKEKALAEAYKDEFESLGGVVQVFQEYDYADGFTVAQESFTPLAMDTLGVALDSTSAHVIISTTKEIPSMNVLSALQSLKALAPVYVPDDWLTFEQLGFSQLEGGHVTIIAPEYVNPDTNNVRMIDKEYQQRFNNIASDFTYKGFETIYFFGKVMHLHGKYFQNKLHETGFQNGFIYPGHDYTNANDNQYVPLIKFQQGKLVLINKQQEGENASKDKE
- a CDS encoding M16 family metallopeptidase — translated: MSNYFFRIISIATLLMTSQLIFAQKLVEKVESGENDWTIPYQKYVLDNGLTVILHQDLSDPLVHVDVTYHVGSAREELNKSGFAHFFEHMMFQGSENVADEEHFKVVTASGGTLNGTTNRDRTNYFETVPSNQLETMLWLEADRMGYFLDAVTQEKFEVQRATVKNEKQQNYDNRPYGMFREKNAEALYPYGHPYSWLTIGLLEDLDRVDVADLKKFFLRWYGPNNATLTIGGNIDVKQTLAWVNKYFGKIPVGPEVEDMKLEAPVLDKDRYVSYVDNNIRFPALLFTYPTVPEFHKDEAALECLADIIGQGQDSYFYKKFVLTQKAIQASIFNPTSELAGEFTMFVLPYPGTSLSDFEGMMREALVEFEQEGVSDEDLQKFKAKKEAGALRTLESVRGKVSSLAHFETFLDNPNYFPESLKSYQELTKEDVIRVYNKYIKGQYAVIQSVLPKGMENMAAKPDNYQVDKTVKNTFPTTDYAKVAERKSPKDDFDRSVKPSPGANPTIEVPQLWKETFANGIKIIGTENKETPSVTLRLYIEGGHLLEKDNLDKAGIASLTASLMGEGTENYSAAEFENELEKLGSSISVGSGQSGTYISVNTLTKHIDRTLELLEERLFRPKFTEEDLARVKKQTLESIKASKKQPVPIANSVFNTVLYGKGNVLAISSEGTEASVEALTLEDVNQFYKESYVPQLSQLVVVGDITKESLLAKIDFLSTWKANDLQAPTIEVTPKNEGTVLYLVDKPNAPQSEIRIGYVTNLKYDVEGEYFKSTLMNYPLGGAFNSRINLNLREDKGWTYGARSSFYGDKLTGEFVASAGVKAVATDSAVYEMMSEIQEYYKEGITPEELDFMKSSVGQKDALKYETPGQKAAFLNRIIQYDLSEGYVKKQNKIISKIKAENVNELARKYLDPSKMVIIVVGDKASLKDKLARLGYEIVELDADGNEVAVK
- a CDS encoding alkaline phosphatase PhoX, with amino-acid sequence MKKLPILMTALLVAGAITFSCEGPEGPQGPEGSAGADGSDGSDGSNGRDLTEETLMPLEVSKTPTSLLKLSGEFSNATLEVVLSSEDVIPGSPEFVYGSMADGAGLLQDTDTSFMLINNIEADYSIARILLNKDLKPFHGEYIVNANATAFTAQCSGSMITPKEHGFGPLYLSGGEWGGASNGVFVTSPYKSASDASFANMLPAMGQWSTENAVAIGKDAFPGKTVVFIGDDHSDNSVPSGQLGMYVGPFGNLNAGKLYGLKVTTTGVTYEMDMDEGVEYDVEFVELQETDMDLLDAEAKAKGVMGFSRLEDIDWRRGDASAQREIYFCVTGRNKESLNGLGSLTGRVYKVTLNENDPTGAGKITCVLDGDKVGGKAEMFHSPDNIVVTENYAYIQEDPNGVVNSYPNKVAADHFARLYQYNLNTGELKTVLECNQTEAEALGYGTTNSIWEITGMIDVTDVIGSTESTFLFMTQNHGWVPAEGAFTDPTAFPDVANSPKEGSVLFAIKGLER
- a CDS encoding cytochrome-c peroxidase, which codes for MSTFFKCIKEEAWIITSLFFVFLIGCNTVEEKAETPEEIFAVLDKVYKADLDSCISFAEALQHSSTQKDIEQQFLNARTYFKKIEPILSFVDVENYETLNQPNLLQVEEEDATNIKISEPQGFQVLEEIIFADTLDIVQLQAKAEFVASRLKLIRTNTKLTGYKPYHFLWMVRNAIVRVAFTGITGFDSPVLANSLDEAKQVYGSLQKYLIHFEPIFADSEIYKAWQEEINATVEALSGDFDTFDRFHFIKDHTHKQVELWNQTVKDWQVEFPLELALKNDAANLFSAEAYNMKFFSSRFAPEIDEQTVALGEQLFYDTNLSLGKGLNCGSCHQPALAFTDGKAKSIGRNGMELERNSPTLTYAAFQKGFFFDKRAGNLEGQIVNVVKSEMEFHTDMDYITQAVKNNKNYQKSFQQVFKDSISERNIRSALATYVRSLAPFNSKFDRNIKGEEATFTEEEVLGANLFLGKAACATCHFPPFFNGTVPPRFKETELESLGVPATAANDRIDTDPGRWNVFGTEEKRHFFKTSTVRNIALTAPYMHNGVYKTLEEVMDFYNVGGGQGLGLDVPLQTLPPDSLNLTEAEVQAIIAFMKTLTDQQIGALTAKVE